One part of the Phycisphaerae bacterium genome encodes these proteins:
- a CDS encoding ATP-binding cassette domain-containing protein yields the protein MDAVVVDKLTKVFRTTEGGEKRAVDGLSFTVGPGQIYGLLGPNGAGKTTTLRMLSGLMEPTSGTAVLAGFDVARDPQAAKHVIGFLTANTGLYQRLSARELLIYFAQLHGMELSRARARADELIDWLGIGDFSQLRCGAMSTGQKQRVNIARALVADPPILIMDEPTLGLDVLSNRVILEYIRRERERGKTILLSTHYLDEAETLCDRIGLLHDGRLVAEGDIEHLRTISGEVRLSSIFLKLIRADEKVEAIIA from the coding sequence ATGGACGCGGTCGTCGTGGACAAGCTGACGAAGGTCTTCCGCACGACGGAAGGCGGTGAGAAGCGGGCGGTGGACGGCCTGAGCTTCACCGTCGGGCCGGGGCAGATCTACGGTCTGCTCGGACCCAACGGGGCGGGAAAGACGACGACCTTGCGCATGCTCAGCGGGTTGATGGAACCGACCAGCGGTACGGCGGTGCTCGCAGGATTCGACGTCGCCCGCGATCCGCAGGCCGCCAAGCACGTCATTGGTTTCCTCACGGCCAATACCGGGCTTTATCAGCGACTCTCTGCCCGGGAACTGCTGATCTATTTCGCCCAGCTCCATGGCATGGAGCTGTCCCGGGCTCGGGCGCGGGCGGATGAACTCATCGACTGGCTGGGCATCGGCGATTTCTCCCAGCTTCGCTGCGGGGCGATGTCCACCGGGCAGAAGCAGCGGGTCAACATCGCCCGGGCGCTGGTGGCCGATCCCCCCATCCTCATCATGGACGAGCCCACGCTCGGGCTGGACGTGCTCAGCAACCGGGTGATTCTCGAATACATCCGTCGCGAGCGCGAGCGGGGCAAGACGATCCTGCTCTCCACGCACTACCTCGACGAGGCCGAGACGCTGTGCGACCGCATCGGACTCCTCCACGACGGCAGGCTCGTGGCCGAGGGCGACATCGAGCACCTTCGCACCATCAGCGGGGAGGTGCGTCTCAGCAGCATCTTCCTCAAGCTCATCCGCGCCGACGAAAAAGTCGAGGCCATCATCGCATGA
- a CDS encoding GMC family oxidoreductase: MNDRYDLIIVGTSFSGAFFLRRYMQRFGQRRPRVLVLERGTHRPLEWRLETGRPGDLDEPEVYTNRTPENRHWSVHVTFGGNSNTWWACTPRFMPNDFRMKTMYGVGYDWPISYDELEPYYDEAERIMGVSGGADTPYPRSGPCPLPPHLMGEAEEALARAYPGQYIPMPSARWSLPQKNPPRAQCCASGVCTFCPVDAKFTVLNSMADVFQLPGVELRLESPVLRVETSGNMATGVTWFDIPAGKERTTPGDMVVLGTNAIVNPFLLMQSGLEHPLLGKRLGDQRSTYVSVKLNGLRSFGGSTSLTSQGFMLYDGPFRKDHAGMLLEGSNIPRLRVQRDRWREVFHFKAIAEVLPNDRSHVGVDSSSRTSGPLHFGKPYTFAAEDGDYTERAFQKLPELLDKVLAPLPVEDIEIQGRSVGESHITGTTPMGTDPQTSVVDRNLAWHGKSNLLLPGSGVFPTTPPANPTLTLAALTLWAVDQL, translated from the coding sequence ATGAACGACCGATACGACCTTATCATCGTCGGAACCAGCTTCTCCGGGGCGTTCTTCCTGCGCCGGTACATGCAGCGCTTCGGGCAACGCAGGCCTCGCGTGCTGGTGCTGGAGCGGGGTACGCATCGCCCTCTGGAGTGGCGACTGGAGACGGGCCGCCCCGGCGATCTGGACGAGCCGGAAGTCTACACGAACCGTACGCCGGAGAACCGGCACTGGTCCGTGCACGTGACCTTCGGCGGCAACTCCAACACGTGGTGGGCCTGTACGCCGCGCTTCATGCCCAACGACTTCCGCATGAAGACCATGTACGGCGTGGGATACGACTGGCCCATTTCCTATGACGAACTCGAGCCCTACTACGACGAAGCCGAGCGGATCATGGGCGTCAGCGGCGGAGCCGATACACCCTATCCACGCAGCGGCCCGTGCCCGCTTCCGCCGCACCTGATGGGCGAGGCCGAGGAGGCGCTGGCGCGAGCCTATCCGGGACAGTACATTCCCATGCCCTCGGCACGCTGGAGCCTGCCGCAGAAGAATCCGCCGCGTGCCCAATGTTGCGCTTCGGGGGTGTGCACATTCTGCCCCGTGGATGCCAAGTTCACCGTGCTGAATTCGATGGCCGACGTCTTCCAGCTTCCCGGCGTCGAGCTTCGCCTGGAAAGCCCCGTCCTTCGCGTGGAAACCTCGGGCAACATGGCGACCGGCGTGACATGGTTTGATATTCCCGCAGGGAAGGAGCGGACGACGCCGGGTGACATGGTCGTGCTGGGCACGAACGCGATCGTGAACCCCTTCCTGCTGATGCAGTCCGGTCTGGAGCACCCTCTCCTGGGCAAGCGATTGGGCGACCAGCGCAGCACCTACGTTTCGGTCAAGCTGAACGGCCTGCGTTCGTTCGGCGGCAGCACAAGCCTGACTTCGCAAGGCTTCATGCTCTACGACGGCCCATTCCGCAAGGACCATGCGGGCATGCTCCTGGAAGGGAGTAACATCCCCCGCCTGCGCGTGCAGCGCGACCGCTGGCGCGAGGTGTTTCATTTCAAGGCGATCGCCGAGGTGCTGCCCAACGATCGAAGCCACGTGGGCGTCGATTCATCGAGCCGGACATCGGGGCCTTTGCACTTCGGAAAGCCGTACACCTTCGCGGCCGAGGACGGGGACTACACCGAGCGAGCCTTCCAGAAACTGCCGGAATTGCTCGATAAGGTCCTGGCGCCATTGCCAGTGGAGGACATCGAGATTCAGGGCCGGTCGGTGGGGGAGTCACACATCACCGGCACAACACCGATGGGAACCGATCCGCAGACATCCGTTGTCGATCGGAATCTCGCCTGGCACGGCAAGTCCAATCTGTTGCTGCCGGGCTCGGGTGTGTTTCCAACGACACCGCCGGCCAATCCGACGTTGACGCTGGCGGCCCTTACGCTGTGGGCGGTCGATCAACTCTAG
- a CDS encoding cytochrome bc complex cytochrome b subunit, producing MPLLRWLDQRLGLEALRAVGRHKEIPVHRHSLWYYGGGLALLLLGVQVVTGLLLLMYYHPGSAEAHASVTNIIEEVPHGQWIRSLHARAADALILCLVVHGATAFFMRAYQRPREVTWWTGLAMMGLVLTLAFSGYVLPLDERGFFATQIGLQLLAGVPALGEWITNVVLGGSELTDVTVRRFFALHVAVLPWTLVLLVGAHLWLIQHHGLRTDAHERPGSSAMLRSRPFWPEYMRGELFLWLTALSVLFVVAAAVPQHVGPPADPLSPTPLGIHPEWYFLGGFQAIRLAGKWLPGAASEAAVGVGFAAMLLFALAAPFLDPPGSSRFRTFLVRCAGGFLLVLMLVLTVWGYVSARTQAG from the coding sequence ATGCCTCTCCTCCGATGGTTGGATCAGCGTCTCGGGCTGGAGGCCCTGCGCGCCGTCGGGCGGCACAAAGAAATCCCGGTTCATCGCCATTCGCTGTGGTATTACGGCGGCGGGCTGGCGCTTCTGCTGCTCGGCGTCCAGGTCGTTACCGGCCTGCTGCTCCTGATGTACTACCATCCGGGCAGCGCTGAGGCCCACGCGTCCGTGACGAATATCATCGAGGAAGTTCCACACGGGCAGTGGATTCGCTCGCTGCATGCCCGGGCTGCAGATGCATTGATTCTCTGCCTGGTCGTTCATGGAGCGACCGCCTTTTTCATGCGCGCCTATCAGCGCCCGCGAGAGGTCACCTGGTGGACCGGGCTGGCGATGATGGGCCTTGTGCTGACGCTGGCATTCAGTGGGTATGTGCTGCCCCTCGATGAGCGAGGGTTCTTTGCCACGCAGATTGGCCTGCAACTGCTGGCCGGAGTCCCCGCTCTGGGCGAGTGGATCACGAATGTCGTGCTGGGCGGTTCGGAACTGACCGACGTTACCGTGCGACGCTTCTTCGCACTCCATGTGGCGGTCTTACCCTGGACACTCGTGCTGCTCGTCGGAGCGCATCTCTGGCTCATCCAGCACCATGGTTTACGAACCGACGCGCATGAACGGCCTGGATCGAGTGCGATGCTTCGCTCGCGTCCCTTCTGGCCCGAGTACATGCGCGGCGAGCTTTTTCTCTGGCTGACTGCCCTGAGTGTTCTGTTTGTCGTTGCCGCCGCCGTCCCGCAGCACGTGGGCCCGCCGGCCGATCCACTCAGTCCCACGCCCCTGGGGATTCATCCGGAGTGGTATTTCCTCGGCGGCTTCCAGGCGATCCGCTTGGCGGGGAAGTGGCTTCCGGGGGCGGCATCGGAAGCGGCGGTGGGCGTCGGCTTCGCCGCGATGCTCCTCTTCGCGTTGGCGGCACCATTCCTCGATCCTCCGGGTTCATCGCGATTCCGGACCTTTCTGGTGCGATGCGCCGGAGGGTTCCTTCTCGTTCTCATGCTTGTCCTGACCGTATGGGGATATGTGAGCGCTCGGACCCAGGCGGGCTGA
- a CDS encoding glutathione peroxidase has translation MLPLFACGALMLPLYLSPDAGSGSSVQAKSIYDFTVKDIEGQDVSLSKYKGDVVMIVNVASYUGFTKSQYSGLESIFRKYKDQGFKVLAFPANNFGGQEPDPNKKIESFCRNDMNATFDLFAKISVAGDDQDPLYAYLTGLPEGLGGKITWNFNKFLVGRDGKVIARYGTRMSPTDQEITSAIEEALKADRPE, from the coding sequence ATGCTGCCACTGTTCGCCTGCGGCGCTCTGATGCTGCCTCTCTACCTGTCACCCGACGCGGGATCGGGTTCGTCCGTGCAAGCAAAATCCATCTATGACTTCACCGTTAAGGACATCGAAGGACAGGACGTCAGCCTTTCGAAATACAAGGGCGATGTGGTCATGATCGTCAACGTCGCCAGTTACTGAGGCTTCACCAAAAGCCAGTACTCCGGTCTGGAGTCGATATTCAGGAAATACAAGGACCAGGGCTTCAAGGTGCTTGCGTTTCCGGCCAACAACTTCGGCGGGCAGGAACCCGATCCCAACAAGAAGATCGAGTCCTTCTGCCGAAACGACATGAACGCCACGTTTGATCTCTTCGCCAAGATTTCCGTTGCCGGGGACGACCAGGACCCGCTCTACGCCTACCTTACGGGTCTGCCCGAGGGCCTTGGCGGAAAGATCACCTGGAACTTCAACAAATTCCTCGTCGGCCGCGACGGCAAGGTCATCGCCCGTTATGGAACACGGATGTCCCCAACGGACCAAGAGATCACCTCGGCCATCGAGGAAGCGCTGAAGGCGGACAGACCCGAATAG
- a CDS encoding Rieske (2Fe-2S) protein, whose translation MKPSESEGNPVSRREFSGAALGVASAAYAMSLGYPAYRFLAAAAQQQADEQQTHEVLLPKAALEVHPGEGTYFQMGHEPGLLIHYADGTWAAFSAFCTHLRCTVRYQPEQERIFCPCHEGVFDVRDGRALAGPPTRALPQWRVEIQGEDVRVSRA comes from the coding sequence ATGAAGCCGTCGGAGTCTGAAGGAAATCCGGTAAGTCGCCGCGAGTTCTCCGGCGCCGCGCTGGGCGTTGCCTCGGCAGCGTACGCGATGAGCCTCGGGTATCCCGCGTACCGTTTTCTGGCGGCGGCGGCTCAGCAGCAGGCGGATGAGCAGCAGACGCACGAGGTGCTGCTGCCCAAGGCCGCGCTCGAAGTTCATCCCGGCGAGGGCACGTACTTTCAGATGGGCCACGAGCCGGGGCTCCTCATCCACTATGCCGACGGTACTTGGGCCGCCTTCAGCGCTTTCTGCACGCATCTACGCTGTACGGTGCGCTACCAGCCCGAGCAGGAGCGGATCTTCTGTCCCTGTCACGAGGGTGTGTTCGATGTCCGCGACGGGCGGGCGCTCGCCGGGCCACCGACCCGTGCCTTGCCGCAATGGCGGGTCGAGATTCAAGGCGAAGATGTGAGAGTCTCGCGGGCTTGA